The following are encoded together in the Sphingomicrobium clamense genome:
- a CDS encoding NADH-quinone oxidoreductase subunit C, producing MSSPAPKIAERDGFADDYAKAIGSALVDTKDHVGELTFTVTRDGLVEAAKTLRDTFGYQQLMEIAGADYPDRAERFEVNYHFLSVTHNHRVRLKVLTDEATSVPSLTGLWPVAGWLEREVFDLYGVDFSGNPDLRRILTDYGFEGHPLRKDFPMTGHVELRYSESEKRVVYEPVKLPQDFRTFDFLMPWEGAEYRLPGDEKAEGEAPGAPTPAKAPTGEKVEPKAPPPAPKTTDEPSDTGAGEPTDEKAKEEARDPVADKADHAGGEDTDVPSPETREDAPVDPRKGDSE from the coding sequence ATGAGCAGTCCTGCCCCGAAGATCGCGGAGCGCGACGGCTTCGCGGACGACTATGCCAAGGCGATCGGCAGCGCGCTGGTCGACACCAAGGATCATGTCGGCGAGCTGACCTTCACCGTCACGCGCGACGGGCTGGTCGAGGCGGCCAAAACGCTGCGCGACACGTTCGGCTACCAGCAACTGATGGAAATTGCCGGCGCCGACTATCCCGATCGCGCCGAACGGTTCGAAGTCAATTACCACTTCCTTTCGGTTACGCATAACCATCGCGTGCGGCTGAAGGTGCTGACCGACGAGGCGACGTCGGTGCCCTCGCTGACGGGCCTGTGGCCGGTCGCGGGCTGGCTCGAACGCGAAGTGTTCGACCTTTACGGCGTCGATTTTTCGGGCAATCCCGACCTTCGCCGCATTCTCACCGACTATGGCTTCGAGGGCCATCCGCTGCGCAAGGACTTCCCGATGACGGGCCATGTCGAGCTGCGCTATTCGGAGAGCGAGAAGCGCGTCGTCTACGAGCCGGTCAAGCTGCCGCAGGACTTCCGCACCTTCGATTTCCTGATGCCGTGGGAAGGCGCCGAATATCGCCTGCCGGGCGACGAGAAGGCCGAAGGCGAGGCGCCGGGCGCGCCGACCCCGGCCAAGGCCCCGACCGGCGAAAAGGTCGAGCCCAAGGCACCGCCGCCTGCGCCCAAGACCACCGACGAGCCCAGCGACACGGGCGCGGGCGAGCCGACCGACGAGAAAGCCAAGGAAGAAGCGCGCGATCCGGTCGCCGACAAGGCCGATCATGCCGGCGGCGAAGACACTGACGTGCCGTCGCCCGAAACGCGCGAAGATGCGCCCGTCGATCCGCGCAAAGGTGACAGCGAATGA
- the ndhC gene encoding NADH-quinone oxidoreductase subunit A, whose product MADVAAGYLPILIFLAIALVLSTAFVGLPMIVSRLTGAHQPDAEKLSEYECGFPAFEDTRDQFDVRFYLVAILFIIFDLEAAFLFPWAVTVVGLGWAAWIAMMIFLVELTLGLVYAWQKGALEWE is encoded by the coding sequence TTGGCAGACGTCGCCGCCGGATATCTACCGATCCTCATTTTCCTGGCCATCGCGCTGGTGCTGTCGACTGCATTCGTCGGCCTGCCGATGATCGTTTCGCGTCTCACCGGCGCGCACCAGCCGGACGCCGAAAAACTCAGCGAATATGAGTGCGGTTTCCCCGCCTTCGAGGACACGCGCGACCAGTTCGACGTGCGTTTCTATCTCGTCGCGATCCTGTTCATCATCTTCGACCTCGAAGCGGCCTTCCTCTTCCCGTGGGCGGTCACCGTCGTCGGGTTGGGCTGGGCGGCGTGGATCGCAATGATGATCTTCCTCGTCGAGCTGACTCTCGGCCTTGTCTATGCGTGGCAAAAGGGAGCGCTCGAATGGGAGTAG
- a CDS encoding NADH-quinone oxidoreductase subunit D, with product MTTKVEIQTFPDERAKAFDELRKVDHEVVLDQPHTAGDETISNYTINFGPQHPAAHGVLRLIMELDGEIVERVDPHVGLLHRGTEKLIEYKTYAQALPYFDRLDYCSPMCMEHSYVLAVEKLLGLEVPLRAQYIRVLMAELTRISNHMLNLGSHVMDVGAMTPNLWLFEVREDTMNFYEKVSGARMHANYFRVGGVHQDIPESVLAEMGEWLDTRMHLFEDAMSLVVDNRIFKQRNVDIGVVSKEDALAWGFSGPMIRASGIAWDLRKSQPYEVYDRMDFDIPVGTKGDCYDRFMVRVEEVRQSMRIMKQCLAEMPKGPIGSLDRKVFPPNRGEMKQSMEALIHHFKLYTEGYHVPAGEVYVATESPKGEFGVYLVADGTNKPYRCKIRPTAFSHLQAMDFMMKGHMLADTTAVLSAIDVVFGECDR from the coding sequence ATGACGACCAAGGTGGAAATCCAGACCTTCCCGGACGAGCGCGCCAAGGCGTTCGACGAGCTTCGCAAGGTCGATCACGAGGTCGTCCTTGACCAGCCGCATACCGCGGGCGACGAGACAATCTCCAACTACACGATCAACTTTGGCCCGCAGCATCCTGCTGCGCACGGTGTGCTGCGCCTGATCATGGAGCTGGACGGCGAAATCGTCGAGCGCGTCGATCCGCATGTCGGCCTGCTCCATCGCGGCACCGAGAAGCTGATCGAGTACAAGACCTACGCGCAGGCGCTGCCTTACTTCGATCGCCTCGATTACTGTTCGCCCATGTGCATGGAGCATAGCTACGTGCTCGCGGTCGAAAAATTGCTCGGGCTCGAAGTCCCGCTGCGCGCGCAATATATCCGCGTGCTGATGGCGGAATTGACCCGCATCTCCAACCACATGCTCAACCTCGGCAGCCACGTCATGGACGTGGGCGCGATGACGCCCAACCTGTGGCTGTTCGAAGTGCGCGAAGACACGATGAACTTCTACGAGAAGGTGTCGGGCGCGCGCATGCATGCCAACTATTTCCGCGTCGGCGGCGTCCACCAGGACATCCCCGAGAGCGTGCTCGCCGAAATGGGCGAGTGGCTGGACACGCGCATGCACCTGTTCGAGGACGCGATGAGCCTCGTCGTCGACAACCGCATCTTCAAGCAGCGCAACGTCGATATCGGCGTCGTTAGCAAGGAAGATGCGCTGGCATGGGGCTTCTCGGGCCCGATGATCCGCGCCTCGGGCATCGCCTGGGATTTGCGCAAGTCGCAGCCCTACGAAGTCTATGACCGCATGGACTTCGACATTCCGGTGGGGACGAAGGGCGACTGCTACGACCGCTTCATGGTCCGCGTCGAGGAAGTGCGCCAGTCGATGCGCATCATGAAACAGTGCCTCGCCGAAATGCCCAAGGGGCCGATCGGCAGCCTCGACCGCAAGGTCTTCCCGCCCAACCGCGGCGAGATGAAGCAGTCGATGGAAGCACTGATCCACCACTTCAAGCTCTACACCGAGGGCTATCATGTGCCCGCGGGCGAGGTGTATGTCGCGACCGAAAGCCCCAAGGGCGAATTCGGCGTCTATCTCGTCGCCGACGGCACCAACAAACCCTATCGCTGCAAGATCCGTCCCACGGCGTTTTCGCACCTGCAGGCGATGGATTTCATGATGAAGGGCCACATGCTGGCCGACACGACGGCGGTGCTTTCCGCGATCGACGTCGTCTTTGGGGAGTGTGACCGCTAA
- the nuoF gene encoding NADH-quinone oxidoreductase subunit NuoF, with product MGSTTPLADKDRIFTNVYGFQGADLKSAQARGDWDKTADLMKLGQDTIIEMVKDSGLRGRGGAGFPTGMKWGFMPKEPTPGRPNFLVINADESEPGSCKDREIIRHDPQKLVEGALLSAFAMRARAAYIYIRGEFIREAQVLEDAVAEAYAAGLLGKNAAGSGYDFDLFVHRGAGAYICGEETAMLESLEGKKGQPRLKPPFPAGAGLYGCPTTVNNVESIAVVPTILRRGAEWFKSFGREGNAGTKLFQISGHVNKPCVVEESMSISFRELIDLHAGGLKGGWDNLLAVIPGGSSVPLVPAEQIMDAPMDFDGLKELGSGLGTAAVIVMDKSTDIVRAISRISYFYKHESCGQCTPCREGTGWMWRTMEKLRTGDVDAGTIDRLFDVTKQVEGHTICALGDAAAWPIQGLIRHFRPELERRIAENGGQLEAAE from the coding sequence ATGGGCAGCACCACGCCCCTTGCCGACAAGGACCGCATCTTCACCAACGTCTACGGCTTCCAGGGCGCGGACCTGAAGTCGGCGCAGGCGCGCGGCGACTGGGACAAGACTGCCGACCTGATGAAGCTCGGCCAGGACACCATCATCGAGATGGTCAAGGATAGCGGCCTGCGCGGTCGCGGCGGCGCGGGCTTCCCGACCGGCATGAAGTGGGGCTTCATGCCCAAGGAACCGACGCCCGGCCGTCCCAACTTCCTCGTCATCAACGCCGACGAATCCGAACCCGGGTCCTGCAAGGACCGCGAGATCATTCGCCACGACCCGCAAAAGCTGGTCGAGGGCGCTTTGCTCTCCGCCTTCGCGATGCGCGCGCGTGCGGCCTACATCTACATCCGCGGCGAATTCATCCGCGAGGCGCAGGTGCTCGAAGACGCCGTCGCCGAAGCATACGCCGCCGGCCTGCTCGGCAAGAATGCCGCGGGCTCGGGCTACGACTTCGACCTGTTTGTTCACCGCGGGGCAGGGGCCTATATTTGCGGCGAAGAGACCGCGATGCTCGAAAGCCTCGAGGGCAAGAAGGGGCAACCGCGCCTCAAGCCTCCTTTCCCGGCGGGCGCAGGTCTCTACGGCTGCCCCACCACCGTCAACAACGTGGAATCGATCGCGGTCGTCCCGACGATCCTTCGCCGCGGCGCCGAATGGTTCAAGAGCTTCGGCCGCGAAGGCAATGCTGGCACCAAGCTGTTCCAGATCTCGGGCCACGTGAACAAGCCGTGCGTCGTCGAGGAATCGATGAGCATCAGCTTCCGCGAACTGATCGACCTCCACGCCGGCGGCCTCAAGGGCGGGTGGGACAATCTCCTCGCTGTCATCCCGGGCGGCTCGTCGGTCCCGCTGGTCCCGGCCGAGCAGATCATGGACGCGCCGATGGATTTCGACGGGCTCAAGGAGCTGGGCTCGGGCCTCGGCACCGCTGCCGTCATCGTCATGGACAAGTCGACCGACATCGTTCGTGCCATTTCGCGCATCAGCTACTTCTACAAGCACGAGAGCTGCGGCCAGTGCACGCCGTGCCGCGAAGGCACGGGCTGGATGTGGCGCACCATGGAAAAGCTGCGCACCGGCGACGTCGATGCCGGCACGATCGACCGCCTGTTTGACGTCACCAAGCAGGTCGAAGGCCACACCATCTGCGCGCTCGGCGACGCGGCGGCCTGGCCGATCCAGGGCCTCATCCGCCACTTCCGCCCGGAACTCGAGCGCCGCATCGCCGAAAATGGCGGCCAGCTCGAAGCCGCTGAATAG
- a CDS encoding M23 family metallopeptidase has product MSGMISTPLGEETRSENPIHDPEVGDRIDGKVDGAGDKVTLDREAKPPVTIAESVEVGPSGLAIPVVGKTADDLVDTFTQARAGGARRHDAIDIMADTGTPVVAASEGRLEKIYFSEGGGGKTLYVRSDDGRWIYYYAHLDGYAPGLEEGQRIRLGQRLGTVGYSGNASPDGPHLHFAIHRMEPEEDWWEGRPINPYPLLAGRRTGG; this is encoded by the coding sequence ATGTCGGGAATGATCTCGACGCCATTGGGCGAAGAGACGCGGTCGGAAAATCCGATCCACGATCCCGAAGTCGGCGACCGGATTGACGGTAAGGTCGACGGCGCGGGCGACAAGGTTACGCTCGACCGCGAGGCGAAGCCGCCCGTGACGATCGCCGAGTCGGTCGAGGTGGGTCCCTCGGGTCTCGCCATCCCCGTCGTCGGAAAGACTGCCGACGACCTGGTCGACACTTTCACCCAGGCGCGTGCCGGTGGCGCCCGCCGTCACGACGCGATCGACATCATGGCCGATACCGGCACACCGGTCGTCGCCGCGTCCGAGGGCCGGCTCGAAAAAATCTATTTCTCCGAAGGCGGGGGCGGCAAGACGCTCTACGTCCGCTCCGACGACGGGCGCTGGATCTATTATTACGCCCATCTCGACGGCTATGCGCCGGGGCTCGAGGAAGGACAGCGCATCCGGCTTGGACAGCGGCTGGGCACGGTCGGCTATTCGGGCAATGCCAGTCCCGACGGCCCGCACCTCCATTTCGCGATCCATCGCATGGAGCCCGAAGAGGATTGGTGGGAAGGCCGGCCGATCAACCCCTATCCATTGCTTGCGGGACGGCGCACGGGCGGCTAG
- the efp gene encoding elongation factor P has product MKISGVDIRPGNIIEYENGIWKAVKIQHTQPGKGGAYMQVELKNVIDGRKTNVRFRSAETVEKVRLDTVEYQFLFADGDDLTFMHKENYEQIIVNRDMLGDQAAFLTDGMDVMLEMYDEKPISVQLPQFSEHEIVEADAVVKGQTASSSYKPAVLDNGVRIMVPPHITTGTRVVVDTGEVTYVKRAD; this is encoded by the coding sequence ATGAAGATCAGCGGCGTCGACATTCGTCCCGGCAACATCATCGAATATGAAAACGGCATCTGGAAGGCCGTGAAGATCCAGCACACCCAGCCCGGCAAGGGCGGGGCCTATATGCAGGTCGAACTCAAGAACGTCATCGACGGTCGCAAGACCAACGTCCGCTTCCGCAGTGCGGAAACGGTCGAAAAGGTGCGCCTCGACACGGTCGAATATCAGTTCCTATTCGCCGACGGCGATGACCTGACCTTCATGCACAAGGAAAATTACGAGCAGATCATCGTCAATCGCGACATGCTCGGCGACCAGGCGGCGTTCCTGACCGACGGCATGGACGTAATGCTCGAAATGTATGACGAAAAGCCGATTTCGGTGCAGCTGCCGCAGTTCAGCGAGCATGAAATCGTCGAGGCCGATGCGGTCGTGAAGGGGCAAACCGCCTCGTCCAGCTACAAGCCCGCAGTGCTCGACAATGGCGTGCGCATCATGGTGCCGCCGCACATCACCACGGGCACGCGCGTTGTCGTCGACACGGGGGAAGTGACCTACGTGAAGAGAGCCGACTGA
- a CDS encoding DUF302 domain-containing protein, giving the protein MIKAVLPLAAVLTLAACAEDSDPFVQESATSNQMTEGEERAGSAVAGFGDGMITRVVDGTVDEAVERLEDALEQKGFNIVAKLDHRANAEKVELELTPATVIFFGKPDVGTPLMKAAPSAALDLPQRMAIYRDAKGEVVVAYNDPRYIATRHNITGEDQRLEKIAEALSSLASIAAGEMPEADDTNSDQDEEN; this is encoded by the coding sequence ATGATCAAAGCCGTCCTGCCGCTTGCCGCTGTCCTGACCCTCGCCGCCTGCGCCGAGGACTCGGACCCGTTCGTCCAGGAGAGCGCGACCAGCAACCAGATGACCGAAGGCGAGGAGCGCGCTGGCTCTGCCGTGGCTGGCTTTGGCGACGGCATGATCACGCGCGTGGTCGACGGCACCGTCGACGAAGCGGTCGAACGGCTCGAGGACGCGCTCGAGCAGAAGGGCTTCAACATTGTCGCGAAGCTCGACCACCGTGCCAATGCCGAGAAGGTCGAGCTCGAGCTGACCCCGGCGACCGTCATCTTCTTCGGCAAGCCCGACGTTGGCACGCCGCTGATGAAGGCTGCGCCCAGCGCGGCGCTCGACCTCCCCCAGCGCATGGCCATCTATCGCGACGCGAAGGGCGAGGTGGTCGTTGCCTATAACGACCCTCGCTACATCGCGACGCGTCACAACATCACCGGCGAGGACCAGCGGCTCGAAAAAATCGCCGAGGCGCTTTCCAGCCTCGCCTCGATCGCGGCGGGCGAGATGCCCGAGGCCGACGACACCAATTCTGATCAGGACGAAGAAAACTAA
- a CDS encoding L,D-transpeptidase family protein — MPRFPILSTFAAAIALSAGGALMIAQPADAQASKEASEKPDATEAKTKPGRTYGSTALDEGEGNERKMEDIDNDVFHAMVLLDRANFSPGVIDGRSGKNFEWALKGYQEANGLEVTGRLDTPTRKSLLKDGRAPTRFLRIDETSFGSPHKEIPEDAEEQAEMEAMPYENLFEEVAERFHTTSETLIALNGDKARNVEIGTVLQLPNVLPSSRDYGDLEGTQRDMFNALNVQPDGGAKGTRIVVDESDGQMRVYDNDDKLVAQFPVTTGSENDPLPLGKWKVQAYSFLPPFHYQPDLFWDVDDSEESQMLPPGPNGPVGVAWLDLTKEHYGIHGTPEPQTIGYTESHGCLRMTNWDVLTLSRILDEGFEAEFVA; from the coding sequence GTGCCGCGTTTTCCCATTCTTTCGACCTTTGCCGCCGCCATCGCGCTTAGCGCGGGCGGCGCCTTGATGATTGCCCAGCCCGCCGATGCGCAGGCGAGCAAGGAAGCTTCCGAAAAGCCCGACGCCACCGAAGCCAAGACCAAGCCGGGGCGCACCTACGGCTCGACCGCGCTCGACGAGGGAGAGGGCAACGAGCGCAAGATGGAAGACATCGACAACGACGTGTTCCACGCCATGGTCCTGCTCGACCGCGCCAACTTCTCGCCCGGCGTGATCGACGGTCGCTCGGGCAAGAATTTCGAATGGGCGCTCAAGGGCTACCAGGAAGCAAACGGGCTCGAAGTTACCGGCCGCCTCGATACGCCGACCCGCAAATCGCTGCTTAAGGACGGCCGCGCGCCCACGCGCTTCCTGCGCATCGACGAGACCAGCTTCGGTTCGCCGCATAAGGAAATCCCCGAAGACGCGGAAGAGCAGGCCGAAATGGAGGCGATGCCTTACGAGAATTTGTTCGAGGAAGTGGCCGAACGTTTCCACACTACCAGTGAGACGCTGATCGCGCTCAATGGCGACAAGGCACGCAATGTCGAGATCGGCACCGTGCTACAGCTTCCCAACGTGCTGCCTTCGAGCCGCGATTATGGTGATCTCGAGGGCACGCAGCGTGACATGTTCAACGCGCTTAACGTCCAGCCCGACGGCGGCGCCAAGGGCACGCGCATCGTCGTCGACGAAAGCGACGGGCAGATGCGCGTCTATGACAATGACGACAAGCTGGTCGCGCAGTTCCCGGTCACCACCGGAAGCGAGAACGATCCGCTGCCGCTCGGTAAGTGGAAGGTGCAGGCTTACAGCTTCCTGCCGCCTTTCCATTACCAGCCCGACCTCTTCTGGGACGTCGACGATAGCGAAGAGAGCCAGATGCTTCCGCCGGGTCCCAACGGGCCGGTGGGTGTCGCGTGGCTCGACCTGACCAAGGAGCATTACGGCATTCACGGCACGCCCGAGCCGCAGACCATCGGCTATACCGAGAGCCATGGCTGCCTGCGCATGACCAACTGGGACGTGCTCACCCTGTCGCGCATCCTCGATGAGGGCTTCGAGGCGGAGTTCGTCGCCTGA
- a CDS encoding inositol monophosphatase family protein encodes MVSHSGLITVMQRAVHKAAPRLRRDFGEVEQLQVSKKGPADFVSMADKRAERTIVEELQHARPDWGLLLEEGGEVEGNPDKPRWVVDPLDGTSNFLHGLPHFAISIAVEDKKPNGEPEITHAMVYQPLTDETFWAEKGRGAWLHDRRLRVSSRRYLDESLIGTGMPHMGRGNSGEWTKLYNAIAPEVSGIRRMGAASLDFAYVAAGRLDGFWEDDLDWWDVAAGLLLVKEAGGFITDYRGQDRMAARRQYLAANGELHSKLHKLVARSLR; translated from the coding sequence ATGGTTTCCCACTCGGGTCTCATCACCGTCATGCAGCGCGCCGTGCACAAGGCCGCGCCGCGCCTGCGCCGTGACTTCGGCGAAGTCGAACAGTTGCAGGTCTCCAAGAAGGGGCCGGCGGACTTCGTATCGATGGCCGACAAGCGTGCCGAGCGCACGATCGTCGAAGAGCTGCAGCACGCGCGCCCCGACTGGGGCCTGCTGCTCGAGGAAGGTGGCGAGGTCGAGGGTAATCCCGACAAGCCGCGCTGGGTTGTCGATCCGCTCGACGGTACTTCCAACTTCCTCCACGGCCTGCCGCACTTTGCCATCTCGATCGCGGTCGAGGACAAGAAGCCCAACGGCGAGCCCGAGATCACCCACGCGATGGTCTACCAGCCGCTGACCGACGAGACCTTCTGGGCCGAAAAGGGTCGCGGGGCCTGGCTCCACGATCGCCGCCTGCGCGTGTCCTCGCGCCGCTATCTCGACGAAAGCCTGATCGGCACCGGCATGCCGCACATGGGGCGCGGCAATAGCGGCGAGTGGACCAAACTATACAACGCCATCGCCCCCGAAGTGTCGGGCATCCGCCGCATGGGCGCGGCCAGCCTCGACTTCGCCTATGTCGCCGCAGGTCGTCTTGACGGTTTCTGGGAAGACGATCTCGACTGGTGGGACGTCGCGGCCGGCCTGTTGCTGGTGAAGGAAGCCGGCGGCTTCATCACCGACTATCGCGGCCAGGACCGCATGGCCGCCCGTCGACAATATCTGGCGGCTAATGGAGAACTCCATAGCAAGCTGCACAAGCTGGTGGCACGCTCCCTTCGTTAG
- a CDS encoding complex I 24 kDa subunit family protein has protein sequence MAGRHFAADTPELRAQWSDFAWDDVAAPEAKRILAKYPEGRQASACLPFLDLAQRQVGRMTETQGWLPIPVIEFVAAQLDMPVVRVMEVASFYTMYNLVPVGKYHVQVCGTTPCMLRGSDDVMKACKAKGMVKGHTTEDGLFTLTEVECMGACANAPMVQINDDNYEDLTEERTLQILDALAEGKEPPVGPQTGRQASCPEGGPTSLKKMAERNYDYRGQW, from the coding sequence ATGGCCGGCCGTCATTTTGCCGCTGATACGCCCGAACTGCGCGCGCAGTGGTCGGACTTTGCCTGGGACGATGTCGCAGCTCCCGAGGCGAAGCGTATCCTCGCCAAATATCCCGAGGGTCGCCAGGCGTCGGCGTGCCTGCCTTTCCTCGATCTCGCCCAGCGGCAGGTCGGGCGGATGACCGAAACGCAGGGCTGGCTGCCGATCCCGGTGATCGAGTTCGTCGCCGCCCAGCTCGACATGCCCGTCGTGCGCGTGATGGAAGTCGCGAGCTTCTACACGATGTACAATCTTGTGCCGGTCGGGAAATATCACGTCCAGGTGTGCGGCACGACGCCGTGCATGCTGCGCGGCTCGGACGATGTCATGAAGGCCTGCAAGGCGAAGGGCATGGTCAAGGGTCACACGACCGAGGACGGCCTCTTCACCCTGACCGAGGTCGAGTGCATGGGCGCCTGCGCCAACGCGCCGATGGTCCAGATCAACGATGACAATTACGAGGATCTCACCGAAGAGCGCACGCTCCAGATCCTCGACGCGCTCGCCGAAGGCAAGGAGCCGCCGGTCGGCCCGCAGACCGGTCGCCAGGCCAGCTGCCCCGAAGGCGGCCCGACCAGCCTCAAGAAAATGGCCGAGCGCAATTACGACTATCGGGGACAGTGGTGA
- a CDS encoding NuoB/complex I 20 kDa subunit family protein, translating to MGVVLDPAANPHPTEEELARAAGLVPGGPDMQKFEEMRKELDEKGFLVTTTEDLFKWARTGSLWWMTFGLACCAVEMIHVNMPRYDLERFGVAPRASPRQSDVMIVAGTLCNKMAPALRKVYDQMSEPRYVISMGSCANGGGYYHYSYSVVRGCDRIVPVDIYVPGCPPTAEALLYGIMQLQRKIRREGTIER from the coding sequence ATGGGAGTAGTACTCGACCCCGCAGCGAACCCGCATCCGACCGAGGAAGAGCTGGCGCGCGCCGCCGGTCTCGTGCCCGGCGGCCCCGACATGCAGAAGTTCGAGGAGATGCGCAAAGAGCTCGACGAGAAGGGTTTCCTGGTCACCACGACCGAGGACCTGTTCAAGTGGGCGCGCACCGGCTCGCTATGGTGGATGACCTTCGGCCTTGCCTGCTGCGCGGTCGAGATGATCCACGTCAACATGCCGCGCTACGACCTCGAACGCTTCGGCGTCGCACCCCGCGCGAGCCCGCGCCAGTCCGACGTCATGATCGTCGCCGGCACGCTCTGCAACAAGATGGCCCCCGCGCTGCGCAAGGTCTACGACCAGATGAGCGAACCGCGCTACGTCATCTCGATGGGCAGCTGCGCCAATGGCGGCGGCTATTATCACTATAGCTACAGCGTCGTTCGCGGCTGCGACCGTATCGTGCCGGTCGACATCTACGTGCCCGGCTGCCCGCCGACTGCGGAAGCCTTGCTCTACGGCATCATGCAGCTGCAGCGGAAAATCCGCCGTGAGGGGACGATCGAGCGATGA